The genomic interval TGTACGCGAAATCATGAGCGAACTGCTCGAAAACACCTACGACATCCTGCAGGCTACCGAGACGCTGGTGGTTCAGACCAGCCAGCAATCTCAGCAATCCGGCGAAGTAGCCGCGGCTGTCGAAGAAATGGCTCGAACGGCGGAAGCCAATGCCCAGAGCGCCGGTCAGGCCGCCCGTGTGGCTCAGCACAGTCAGGTTACCGCGCAGGAAAGCGAAACCGCCATCGAACAGACGATCGAAAGCATTCACCGCCTGGCCCAGACGCTACGCCAGTCGGTCGAAAGCGTCCGGCAACTGGGCCAGTCAGGCGAGCAAATCGGCCAGATTGTAGCCGTCATCGAGGAAATCGCCAACCAGACCAACCTGCTGGCCCTGAATGCCGCCATCGAGGCGGCCCGCGCTGGCGAGTCGGGACGAGGCTTTGCCGTGGTGGCCGATGAAGTACGCCGCCTGGCCGAACGCACGGCCGAGGCTACGCGTGAAATCACGGACATGATCTCGCGGGTACAACAGGAAACCGAAACGGCCGTGCAGACTATGGAACGCGGCTATGCCGAACTGGAAACCAGCCTCAATCAGGCAGAGGCCATGCGCCAGAAATTCGGCGAGCTGCTGGCCAACGCTCGGGAAACAATGAATCTGGTTACTCAGATCGCCGCAGCCAGCCAGCAACAGGCCAGCACCAGCGATGAAATGGCGCGTAGCGTGGTCCTGATCACGGAAGCCATCGGCGAAATCTCGCGCAGCACGCACAACATCCGGGCACGCTTTGAAAGTCTGAGCCGGCGTCTGGAAGATCTGTCGAAGATCCTCGCCCACTTCCGCTATCATCAATCCGAAGAAGTCCTTGAAACCGGCGGCGATGGCTCCTCCCATGCCGTAACCCGCCTGTAGCTGCCCTCGAAACATCGCTGCAAGGACCAGAGAGCCGCTTCTCAGCGGCTCTCTTTTTTCTCACACCCTTCCCCGCGACTGGCCGCGGACGAGCGCGGCGCCGATCAGATGAGCAATGCGGAGCGGCTCGGGCAGACGCGACTTGTTCAGCGTGGCCTGCACGAGCTGGCGCGCCTCGAAGGCGTCGGCGCCGGCCCAGGCCACGTACAACCCCCGCCCCATGGGTTCGGCCGGCGGCGTGCGCTCCAGAATCGCCAGCCGGTCTTCCAGACCGGCCGCGCGGAGCGCGTCTGCCAGTTCGCTGTCGGCCGTGTCGTGGCGCGTGACGGCCAGCACGGGCAACGCCAGCCGCTCCGAGAGTGCCACCAGGTCCACCACGGCCAGCCCCGCCATCGTGATCCCGCCCAGTACGACGGCCTGCAACGACGGCCGCCAGCGCAGCGACTGAATCCACTCGGCCAGAAAGTCCGTCGCCCCTTCGCCGTCGATCGGAAAGCGCGTGATCGCCACGCCCTCGACGAGCGTCGCGCCCTCCATCATCACCCCCACAATCGGCACGTCGGTGTCCTTTCCCCGCTCGAAGGGGGCATCGTCAATGCCCAGCACGTGGGGTCTGCGCGTCATCGGGCTTCGCGGATGAACCGGTTGTAGAGCGACTCGAAGGCCAGCTGCACGTCGCGATCGTCCAGGTAGATGTTGAACTCCGTCGTCGTCGAGGCCACCTCGACCACGTTGATGTTCTGCAGCGCCAGTTGTTGCAGGAGCTGGTAGAGCAGGCCCGGGGTCTCCAGATACGCCTCCTGGAACTTCACGCCCAGTCCGGCCAGGTTGCGGTACACGCGGCGCGGCGCCACGCTGAGCACCTCGGGCACCAGCTTCAGATGCCGCTGCTCCAGAATGACCGTCACCTCACTGACGCCCTCGGTCAGCGTCAGATACCCCCCTTCCTGCTGCACGCGGCCGAACAGCTCGGCCAGCTCCCGCAGTGTGGTTACCTGTTTGGGCAGCGTCAGCGCACAGAGCCCGCCCTGCACGTTGATTCGGTCGATCCGAAACCGCCGCTGCGGGGCCGGCTGCTGCGCCTCCCAGCGCCGCTGCAGCCGCGACAGACTCATCAGCACGGCTGACGGACGCACCGGCTTGCGCACGCGCGCTTCCACCAGCGGACAGATGAAACGCGCCACCTGGCTTAAATTCAACAACCGATGGTGCAAGCCGAACTGCAGCGCCGGATTGGCCTCGACGATCGCCTGCACCGCCTCGGATACCTTACGCATACGGCAACACGGATTCCTTTTTGTTACAAATATAACAAATTCTGTTGCAACATGATATTTTTCTCGAAAAACTTTCGCAGACCGCCCACTCGTGCC from Rhodothermus marinus carries:
- a CDS encoding methyl-accepting chemotaxis protein, with amino-acid sequence MLAGVREIMSELLENTYDILQATETLVVQTSQQSQQSGEVAAAVEEMARTAEANAQSAGQAARVAQHSQVTAQESETAIEQTIESIHRLAQTLRQSVESVRQLGQSGEQIGQIVAVIEEIANQTNLLALNAAIEAARAGESGRGFAVVADEVRRLAERTAEATREITDMISRVQQETETAVQTMERGYAELETSLNQAEAMRQKFGELLANARETMNLVTQIAAASQQQASTSDEMARSVVLITEAIGEISRSTHNIRARFESLSRRLEDLSKILAHFRYHQSEEVLETGGDGSSHAVTRL
- a CDS encoding DUF99 family protein; translated protein: MTRRPHVLGIDDAPFERGKDTDVPIVGVMMEGATLVEGVAITRFPIDGEGATDFLAEWIQSLRWRPSLQAVVLGGITMAGLAVVDLVALSERLALPVLAVTRHDTADSELADALRAAGLEDRLAILERTPPAEPMGRGLYVAWAGADAFEARQLVQATLNKSRLPEPLRIAHLIGAALVRGQSRGRV